Proteins from one Panicum virgatum strain AP13 chromosome 7K, P.virgatum_v5, whole genome shotgun sequence genomic window:
- the LOC120642272 gene encoding short-chain dehydrogenase PC-15 gives MSASGGEERDRSRPVVLVTGCSDGGIGHAMARAFVAAGCAVVATARSRGSMRDLQGDPRFLLLELDVRSEESARAAVADALREHGRIDVLVNNAGVHLVAPLAEVPMDAFHQVFDTNVYGTMRMIQAVIPHMMETRKGTIVNVGSITALAPGPWAGVYSASKAALHALSDSMRVELRSFGINVMIVAPGGTKSNLGDKSAAKYDQINEWKYYKKYEESLRARTDVSQGPGSTPAEELAKKVVALALKKNPPALFAYGQFTAILSMLYYTPLWFRDYFYRLVMKC, from the exons ATGTCGGCGTCAGGCGGCGAGGAGAGGGACCGGTCTCGGCCGGTGGTGCTGGTGACGGGGTGCTCGGATGGCGGCATCGGGCACGCGATGGCGCGCGCCTTCGTGGCGGCCGGGTGCGCCGTCGTCGCCACGGCGCGGTCGCGCGGCTCCATGCGCGACCTCCAGGGCGACCCGCGGTTCCTGCTGCTGGAGCTCGACGTGCGGTCCGAGgagagcgcgcgcgccgccgtggcagACGCGCTGCGGGAGCACGGCCGCATCGACGTGCTCGTCAACAACGCCGGGGTCCACCTCGTCGCGCCGCTCGCCGAGGTGCCCATGGATGCCTTCCACCAGGTCTTCGACACCAATGTCTATG GTACAATGAGGATGATTCAAGCTGTTATTCCTCACATGATGGAAACAAGGAAAGGTACAATTGTGAATGTTGGAAGTATTACTGCTTTGGCACCTGGACCGTGGGCTGGTGTGTATTCAGCGTCAAAAGCTGCTCTTCATGCATTGAGCGATTCAATGAG GGTTGAACTAAGAAGCTTCGGCATCAATGTGATGATTGTTGCCCCTGGAGGAACAAAATCGAATCTTGGGGATAAATCTGCGGCTAAGTATGATCAAATCAATGAGTGGAAGTACTACAAGAAGTACGAGGAGTCGCTCCGAGCCAGGACGGACGTTTCCCAGGGCCCTGGGTCCACTCCAGCCGAGGAGCTTGCAAAGAAGGTGGTTGCGCTGGCTCTGAAGAAAAACCCTCCAGCTCTGTTCGCTTACGGCCAGTTCACTGCTATTCTGTCCATGCTGTATTACACGCCGCTATGGTTTAGAGACTACTTCTACAGGCTGGTCATGAAATGCTAG
- the LOC120642271 gene encoding putative ETHYLENE INSENSITIVE 3-like 4 protein isoform X1 produces the protein MENGESVDYYQKPAAHAASRPAMDDDEAGAKGKAGHRAAEEPVPETSQEELFSDSESGSESIEIADLKKRMWKDQLLLMKLEGRSGRGPHPDDGHHQQQPAHQDDQMLAASSSSSKDKEESPENRYRRKAMLRAQDGVIRHMLKMMEACNARGFVYGVVGEDGVPVSGSSDSLRGWWKDDVGFDRAGPLALLAAHQQAAEPGSPMAAAASFLHGLHDIQDSTLGSLLSALIQHCEPPQRSFPLDRGLAPPWWPTGREPWWGTQGEAQALQGAPPYRKPHDLKKAWKISLLSAVIKHLSPRFDQMRKLVWQSKRLQHKMSARDAETWSKVIAREEALDRHAQRALQITPIEEEEDDRGPDTGGGHSPLAAAHVDKRKRQVGRESDGTAGGGGDSPLAAAHVDKRKRQVGRESGGTAGGGGVDVGKALLALPDIECVPDADRSSIDELMRLYYRCLQGPDDDDGEHEAKGAVAVGGGDRGQHSGGAPPVAHHDDMLLHGLLQHGGGAPAHEDDVLLRSLLGVADVVDMSDFTNSPIWQWGVYD, from the coding sequence ATGGAAAACGGCGAGAGCGTCGACTACTACCAGAAGCCCGCTGCTCACGCTGCCAGCAGGCCAGccatggacgacgacgaggccggcGCCAAGGGCAAGgccggccaccgcgccgccgaggaGCCGGTGCCGGAAACGAGCCAGGAGGAGCTCTTCAGCGACTCCGAGTCGGGCTCCGAGTCCATCGAGATCGCCGACCTCAAGAAGCGCATGTGGAAGGACCAGCTTCTGCTCATGAAGCTCGAGGGCCGCTCCGGCCGGGGCCCCCACCCCGACGacggccaccaccagcagcagcccgCTCATCAGGACGACCAGATGCTGGCGGCGTCGTCCAGCTCCAGCAAGGACAAGGAGGAGTCGCCGGAGAACCGGTACCGGCGCAAGGCGATGCTCCGGGCGCAGGACGGCGTCATCCGCCACATGCTCAAGATGATGGAGGCCTGCAACGCGCGCGGGTTCGTGTACGGCGTCGTGGGCGAGGACGGCGTCCCCGTCTCCGGCTCCTCCGACAGCCTCCGCGGCTGGTGGAAGGACGACGTCGGCTTCGACCGCGCCGGCCCGCTggcgctcctcgccgcccacCAGCAGGCAGCGGAGCCGGGGAgcccgatggcggcggcggcgtcgttccTGCACGGCCTCCACGACATCCAGGACAGCACGCTGGGGTCGCTGCTCTCCGCGCTCATCCAGCACTGCGAGCCCCCGCAGCGGAGCTTCCCCCTGGACCGGGGCCTGGCGCCGCCGTGGTGGCCGACGGGGCGGGAGCCCTGGTGGGGCACGCAGGGCGAGGCGCAGGCGCTCCAGGGCGCGCCGCCCTACCGGAAGCCGCacgacctcaagaaggcctgGAAGATCTCGCTGCTGAGCGCGGTGATCAAGCACCTGTCCCCGCGCTTCGACCAGATGCGCAAGCTCGTGTGGCAGTCCAAGCGGCTGCAGCACAAGATGAGCGCCCGGGACGCCGAGACCTGGTCCAAGGTCATCGCGCGGGAGGAGGCGCTCGACCGCCACGCGCAGCGCGCCCTGCAGATCACGCcgatcgaggaggaggaggacgacaggGGGCCGgacaccggcggcggccactCGCCACTTGCGGCGGCGCACGTCGACAAGCGCAAGCGCCAGGTCGGACGCGAGAGCGACGgcacggcaggcggcggcggcgactcgccACTTGCGGCGGCGCACGTCGACAAGCGCAAGCGCCAGGTCGGACGCgagagcggcggcacggcaggcggcggcggcgtcgacgtcggcaAGGCGTTGCTGGCGCTGCCGGACATAGAGTGTGTCCCCGATGCGGACCGCAGCTCGATCGACGAGCTCATGAGGCTCTATTACCGATGCCTGCAGGggcccgacgacgacgacggcgagcacgAGGCGAAGGGCGCGGTGGCGGTCGGCGGAGGCGACCGAGGGCagcacagcggcggcgcgccgccggtggcgcACCACGACGACATGCTCCTCCACGGTCTCctgcagcacggcggcggcgcgccggcgcacGAAGACGACGTGCTCCTCCGCAGCCTGCTGGGGGTCGCTGACGTCGTGGACATGAGTGACTTCACGAACAGCCCGATCTGGCAGTGGGGGGTTTACGACTGA
- the LOC120642273 gene encoding chlorophyll a-b binding protein CP24 10B, chloroplastic-like, giving the protein MALASTSAAAPAAVLKTPFLGARRALANAASVAARPAPRRALVVAAAAAKKSWIPAFKSDAEFINPPWLDGSLPGDFGFDPLGLGKDPAFLKWYREAELIHGRWAMAAVLGIFVGQAWSGIPWFEAGADPGAIAPFSFGSLLGTQLLLMGWVESKRWVDFFNPDSQAVEWATPWSRTAENFANFTGEQGYPGGKFFDPLSLAGTIKDGVYIPDTDKLERLKLAEIKHARLAMLAMLIFYFEAGQGKTPLGALGL; this is encoded by the exons ATGGCGCTCGcgtccacctccgccgccgcccccgcggccgTGCTCAAGACCCCGTTCCTCGGGGCCCGGCGCGCGCTCGCCAAtgccgcctccgtcgccgccaggcccgcgccgcgccgcgcgctcgtcgtcgccgcggccgccgccaagaAGTCGTGGATCCCCGCCTTCAAGAGCGACGCCGAGTTCATCAACCCGCCGTGGCTCGATGGCTC GCTCCCCGGCGACTTCGGGTTCGACCCGCTGGGCCTGGGCAAGGACCCGGCGTTCCTCAAGTGGTACCGCGAGGCGGAGCTGATCCACGGGCGGTGGGCGATGGCCGCCGTGCTGGGCATCTTCGTCGGGCAGGCGTGGAGCGGCATCCCGTGGTTCGAGGCCGGCGCCGACCCGGGCGCCATCGCGCCCTTCTCCTTCGGCTCGCTCCTGGGCACGCAGCTGCTGCTGATGGGGTGGGTGGAGTCGAAGCGGTGGGTGGACTTCTTCAACCCGGACTCGCAGGCCGTCGAGTGGGCCACCCCCTGGTCGCGCACCGCCGAGAACTTCGCCAACTTCACCGGCGAGCAGGGCTACCCCGGCGGCAAGTTCTTCGACCCGCTCAGCCTCGCCGGCACCATCAAGGACGGCGTCTACATCCCCGACACCGACAAGCTCGAGCGGCTCAAGCTCGCCGAGATCAAGCACGCCCGCCTCGCCATGCTCGCCATGCTCATCTTCTACTTCGAGGCCGGCCAGGGCAAGACGCCGCTCGGCGCGCTCGGCCTATAA
- the LOC120642271 gene encoding putative ETHYLENE INSENSITIVE 3-like 4 protein isoform X2, whose protein sequence is MENGESVDYYQKPAAHAASRPAMDDDEAGAKGKAGHRAAEEPVPETSQEELFSDSESGSESIEIADLKKRMWKDQLLLMKLEGRSGRGPHPDDGHHQQQPAHQDDQMLAASSSSSKDKEESPENRYRRKAMLRAQDGVIRHMLKMMEACNARGFVYGVVGEDGVPVSGSSDSLRGWWKDDVGFDRAGPLALLAAHQQAAEPGSPMAAAASFLHGLHDIQDSTLGSLLSALIQHCEPPQRSFPLDRGLAPPWWPTGREPWWGTQGEAQALQGAPPYRKPHDLKKAWKISLLSAVIKHLSPRFDQMRKLVWQSKRLQHKMSARDAETWSKVIAREEALDRHAQRALQITPIEEEEDDRGPDTGGGHSPLAAAHVDKRKRQGPDDDDGEHEAKGAVAVGGGDRGQHSGGAPPVAHHDDMLLHGLLQHGGGAPAHEDDVLLRSLLGVADVVDMSDFTNSPIWQWGVYD, encoded by the exons ATGGAAAACGGCGAGAGCGTCGACTACTACCAGAAGCCCGCTGCTCACGCTGCCAGCAGGCCAGccatggacgacgacgaggccggcGCCAAGGGCAAGgccggccaccgcgccgccgaggaGCCGGTGCCGGAAACGAGCCAGGAGGAGCTCTTCAGCGACTCCGAGTCGGGCTCCGAGTCCATCGAGATCGCCGACCTCAAGAAGCGCATGTGGAAGGACCAGCTTCTGCTCATGAAGCTCGAGGGCCGCTCCGGCCGGGGCCCCCACCCCGACGacggccaccaccagcagcagcccgCTCATCAGGACGACCAGATGCTGGCGGCGTCGTCCAGCTCCAGCAAGGACAAGGAGGAGTCGCCGGAGAACCGGTACCGGCGCAAGGCGATGCTCCGGGCGCAGGACGGCGTCATCCGCCACATGCTCAAGATGATGGAGGCCTGCAACGCGCGCGGGTTCGTGTACGGCGTCGTGGGCGAGGACGGCGTCCCCGTCTCCGGCTCCTCCGACAGCCTCCGCGGCTGGTGGAAGGACGACGTCGGCTTCGACCGCGCCGGCCCGCTggcgctcctcgccgcccacCAGCAGGCAGCGGAGCCGGGGAgcccgatggcggcggcggcgtcgttccTGCACGGCCTCCACGACATCCAGGACAGCACGCTGGGGTCGCTGCTCTCCGCGCTCATCCAGCACTGCGAGCCCCCGCAGCGGAGCTTCCCCCTGGACCGGGGCCTGGCGCCGCCGTGGTGGCCGACGGGGCGGGAGCCCTGGTGGGGCACGCAGGGCGAGGCGCAGGCGCTCCAGGGCGCGCCGCCCTACCGGAAGCCGCacgacctcaagaaggcctgGAAGATCTCGCTGCTGAGCGCGGTGATCAAGCACCTGTCCCCGCGCTTCGACCAGATGCGCAAGCTCGTGTGGCAGTCCAAGCGGCTGCAGCACAAGATGAGCGCCCGGGACGCCGAGACCTGGTCCAAGGTCATCGCGCGGGAGGAGGCGCTCGACCGCCACGCGCAGCGCGCCCTGCAGATCACGCcgatcgaggaggaggaggacgacaggGGGCCGgacaccggcggcggccactCGCCACTTGCGGCGGCGCACGTCGACAAGCGCAAGCGCCAG GggcccgacgacgacgacggcgagcacgAGGCGAAGGGCGCGGTGGCGGTCGGCGGAGGCGACCGAGGGCagcacagcggcggcgcgccgccggtggcgcACCACGACGACATGCTCCTCCACGGTCTCctgcagcacggcggcggcgcgccggcgcacGAAGACGACGTGCTCCTCCGCAGCCTGCTGGGGGTCGCTGACGTCGTGGACATGAGTGACTTCACGAACAGCCCGATCTGGCAGTGGGGGGTTTACGACTGA